One window of Legionella pneumophila subsp. pneumophila str. Philadelphia 1 genomic DNA carries:
- a CDS encoding NAD(P)-dependent oxidoreductase codes for MKPFVYLTNQFLEPIIPMLIPDWNIIHGWKMASRVDQSRVVALATTVWDQIDHSFLMQFPNLKIISHLGIGTDNIDINFLKQNHIILHSQPNAGVHDTAELAIALLLTLSRRVILNDRYTRNNEWVEKKPRFLGNHLLGKQLGLVGFGQIGEKIAQFAEPFGLKIAYTARSQKNSPYLYCPTAANLASISDFLIICCSGGIDTQHLINKQVLDNLGPEGYLINVARGSIVDQNALIDALQRHTIAGAALDVYQYEPEVPFALRQLDNVVLSPHMGSSTKENLNQMFQLQAKHLNQYLNESLWQRESHVTLFEEQ; via the coding sequence ATGAAGCCATTTGTTTACCTGACCAACCAATTTCTAGAGCCAATTATTCCCATGCTGATTCCTGATTGGAACATTATTCATGGTTGGAAAATGGCTTCACGAGTGGATCAATCCCGGGTTGTGGCTTTAGCCACAACGGTATGGGATCAGATTGACCATTCGTTTTTAATGCAATTTCCTAACTTGAAAATTATTAGTCACCTGGGAATAGGAACGGACAATATTGATATTAATTTTTTAAAGCAAAATCATATTATTCTGCATTCACAACCTAATGCAGGTGTTCATGACACAGCAGAACTTGCTATCGCTTTATTGTTAACACTGTCGCGAAGGGTGATTCTAAATGATCGCTATACCCGAAATAATGAATGGGTTGAGAAAAAGCCCCGTTTTCTAGGCAACCATTTATTGGGAAAGCAATTGGGCTTGGTTGGATTCGGTCAAATTGGTGAAAAGATAGCGCAATTTGCAGAGCCTTTCGGGCTAAAAATTGCTTATACGGCCCGAAGTCAAAAAAATAGCCCTTACTTGTATTGTCCAACAGCCGCAAATTTAGCATCTATTAGTGATTTTTTAATCATTTGTTGTTCCGGCGGTATTGATACACAACATTTAATTAACAAACAGGTTTTAGATAATTTAGGGCCAGAGGGATATTTGATTAATGTTGCGCGAGGCAGTATAGTGGATCAAAACGCTCTGATTGATGCTTTGCAACGCCATACAATCGCTGGTGCCGCTTTGGACGTATACCAGTATGAACCGGAAGTTCCTTTCGCTTTAAGGCAACTTGATAACGTCGTCTTATCACCACATATGGGTAGCTCAACTAAAGAAAATTTAAACCAGATGTTTCAATTACAGGCAAAACATTTAAACCAATATTTAAATGAGTCTTTGTGGCAAAGGGAAAGCCATGTAACTCTTTTTGAAGAACAATAA